From a single Mycolicibacterium moriokaense genomic region:
- a CDS encoding Lrp/AsnC family transcriptional regulator — translation MATAQGPSAKRGVQADREFIGTPFELDELDLALIDELRQDGRAGNRALAARLGVNEVTIAARLRRMEEAEVMRVVAITDIRLFGHREFAFAMIKVVGRSVNPVAADLARLPETIGVTVCTGRYDIVVGLLGRDRRHLAELFGTVLPKIKGTGRVFGNIALDVVKYDSKWALFGVDSGSMPETQPNDTVDQMDLAIIAELQQNARRSNRQIAADLGVSEGTVRIRIKQMLADRVFRIQAVSDVVASGVGAHAYIFVECVPGKVDNVAKALARRDDVAQLTRVLGHFDLVAVLHAADRSTLIDSIHDKISLIPGVHRMEILDGVATLKHTYAWTWIV, via the coding sequence GTGGCCACTGCACAAGGACCTAGCGCCAAGCGCGGCGTGCAGGCGGATCGAGAGTTCATCGGGACGCCATTCGAACTCGACGAGCTAGACCTCGCCTTAATCGACGAACTGAGGCAGGACGGCCGTGCCGGAAATCGGGCACTCGCCGCTCGGCTCGGCGTAAACGAGGTGACCATCGCCGCGCGGCTTCGCCGGATGGAGGAGGCGGAGGTGATGCGTGTCGTCGCAATCACCGACATCCGCTTGTTCGGACACCGCGAGTTCGCCTTCGCCATGATCAAGGTAGTCGGCAGATCGGTGAATCCTGTCGCCGCAGACCTGGCGAGGCTGCCGGAAACAATCGGCGTGACCGTTTGCACCGGCCGCTACGACATTGTCGTGGGGCTGTTGGGCCGCGACCGTCGTCATCTCGCCGAGTTGTTCGGAACCGTCCTCCCGAAAATTAAGGGGACAGGGAGGGTTTTCGGCAACATAGCCCTTGACGTGGTCAAGTACGACTCGAAATGGGCGCTGTTCGGGGTGGACTCGGGCAGCATGCCCGAGACCCAACCGAACGACACCGTTGACCAGATGGACCTGGCCATCATCGCGGAGCTCCAGCAGAATGCTCGACGCAGTAACCGGCAGATCGCCGCGGACCTAGGTGTCTCCGAGGGCACGGTTCGTATACGAATCAAACAGATGTTGGCTGACCGTGTTTTTCGCATCCAGGCGGTGTCGGACGTCGTTGCGTCTGGCGTCGGCGCGCATGCTTACATTTTCGTCGAATGTGTTCCAGGCAAGGTCGACAACGTGGCGAAGGCACTTGCCCGCCGAGATGACGTTGCACAGCTCACTCGAGTCCTCGGCCACTTCGACCTCGTGGCCGTACTTCACGCGGCCGACCGGTCAACATTGATCGACAGCATTCACGACAAGATTTCGCTCATTCCCGGGGTACATCGGATGGAGATCCTCGATGGCGTCGCCACGCTGAAGCACACCTATGCCTGGACGTGGATTGTGTAA
- a CDS encoding spirocyclase AveC family protein, producing MFAFQYNAHQLNVGSWGGFIPGWNSAEPQLWAVPIAFVFGAYTWAFFLAVRSGCRLLDYVRDKHPTWGPARAFGLVFVSNMLISGVSENVYLRLGAIANISPYEPLTLWDGTVHAWPVYNPVLFSLAWTTLTALRWYRDKDGLSFVERGLPLVGTQRRPATFVRFLAIFAFAEVTYILLYFVPFNIFAAMRTAPPNVFPSYFPVP from the coding sequence GTGTTTGCGTTTCAGTACAACGCACACCAGTTGAATGTCGGATCGTGGGGCGGTTTCATTCCCGGATGGAACAGCGCCGAGCCCCAGCTATGGGCTGTTCCAATCGCATTCGTGTTTGGTGCCTACACGTGGGCCTTCTTTCTGGCCGTTCGCTCTGGCTGTCGACTATTGGATTACGTGAGGGATAAGCACCCGACTTGGGGACCGGCTCGTGCGTTCGGGTTGGTGTTTGTGTCCAACATGCTTATTAGCGGGGTTTCGGAAAATGTTTACCTTCGGCTTGGCGCCATCGCCAACATCAGTCCTTATGAACCACTGACTCTTTGGGATGGGACCGTCCATGCTTGGCCCGTCTACAACCCCGTTCTGTTTTCACTTGCCTGGACCACGCTGACTGCCCTCAGGTGGTATCGCGACAAGGATGGGTTGTCCTTCGTTGAACGTGGCTTGCCCTTGGTAGGCACGCAGCGGCGGCCCGCCACGTTTGTGCGGTTCTTAGCCATCTTCGCCTTCGCCGAAGTCACCTACATCCTTTTGTATTTCGTGCCATTCAATATTTTCGCTGCCATGCGTACAGCACCGCCGAACGTTTTTCCGTCGTACTTTCCGGTGCCTTAG
- a CDS encoding TetR/AcrR family transcriptional regulator, translating to MSSRPRRADARVANERILAAAVSTLGADPAASLERLAQVAGVHRATVYRHFPSREHLIAAVAARAVTEGRVVVERAAELYPDERAVYRLAADTAQFGNRYSFLIGTPDVAAAGPDPIGLSALMTTWQSKRVLRNDVSPEWLAAAFIALAHALLTPGVLPPGHEPHEVLAEMFLRGASAG from the coding sequence ATGTCTTCTCGTCCCCGCCGCGCCGACGCGCGCGTGGCGAACGAGCGCATTCTCGCCGCCGCGGTGAGCACGCTCGGGGCCGACCCAGCGGCCTCGCTGGAGCGTCTCGCGCAAGTGGCGGGCGTGCACCGCGCCACCGTGTACCGACACTTCCCCTCGCGCGAGCACCTGATTGCTGCGGTGGCCGCGCGCGCTGTTACTGAAGGCCGCGTGGTCGTCGAGCGCGCGGCAGAGCTATACCCCGACGAGCGCGCGGTCTATCGTCTTGCGGCCGACACTGCGCAATTCGGCAATAGGTACTCGTTTCTGATCGGTACACCAGACGTGGCGGCGGCCGGGCCGGATCCGATCGGACTCTCCGCGCTGATGACGACATGGCAATCCAAGCGCGTGTTGCGAAACGACGTCAGCCCCGAGTGGCTGGCGGCGGCGTTTATCGCCTTGGCTCACGCGCTACTGACACCAGGGGTGCTCCCACCCGGGCATGAACCACACGAGGTACTGGCTGAGATGTTTCTGCGCGGCGCGTCGGCGGGTTGA
- a CDS encoding TniQ family protein, with translation MTTVRALPLATAPVPGEALDSWLQATAVRHGIALTDLYQHLGLDTIRDLRDCISTVAVTNDTAQRISAATGVTPTQIQAMTLARYLPAVTRRPDAAPTFTAVTPGHHGDGWRFCPHCLAASGGAWLLRWRLLWSFACLQHHCLLSERCPRCGRRQRAPQPIDAVPPRPVHCAYPDPTSTGRRRPRCDADLADTAVIALSPAHPAMLAQRVLDSLLAGELGLFGLYADHPTAVPDVLGDIRLLGRGILSATKGSYLDDLLLPADLATRYRKQLQHNIVAGAMGGIATSVIESAAAATAAITLLDKSDLQSAAAPLAALPDDVSRFVLQLAGPIERLAVINREVLALAPEVVGIHSQNLGERIRDCRDSSRLASTASAICWWPAMWSHQCCGPDCQSIARSG, from the coding sequence AAGCCACGGCAGTGCGCCACGGCATCGCACTCACTGATCTATACCAGCATCTGGGCCTGGACACGATCAGAGATCTGCGCGATTGCATCAGCACTGTCGCTGTCACGAATGACACCGCGCAAAGAATCAGCGCCGCAACCGGTGTCACGCCGACACAGATTCAGGCGATGACACTGGCCCGCTATCTGCCGGCGGTGACCCGCCGCCCGGATGCGGCACCAACGTTTACGGCCGTCACGCCGGGCCACCACGGAGACGGGTGGCGCTTCTGCCCGCACTGCCTGGCCGCCAGCGGGGGAGCATGGCTGCTGCGGTGGCGCTTGCTGTGGAGTTTCGCCTGCCTGCAGCATCACTGCCTGCTCTCGGAGCGCTGCCCACGATGCGGCCGACGACAACGGGCGCCGCAACCTATCGACGCGGTGCCGCCGCGCCCCGTTCACTGTGCCTACCCGGATCCAACGTCCACGGGGCGACGCCGACCGCGCTGCGACGCCGACTTGGCCGACACCGCCGTCATTGCCTTGTCGCCTGCCCACCCCGCAATGCTTGCCCAACGCGTCCTGGACAGTCTGCTCGCTGGTGAACTGGGCCTTTTCGGGCTCTACGCCGACCATCCCACCGCAGTGCCCGACGTCCTGGGGGATATCCGCCTTCTCGGACGCGGCATCCTTTCGGCCACCAAAGGCTCCTACCTCGACGACCTGTTGTTACCGGCCGACCTCGCCACACGATACCGAAAGCAGTTGCAACACAACATCGTTGCCGGCGCAATGGGAGGCATCGCCACATCGGTGATCGAAAGTGCGGCCGCAGCGACCGCCGCGATCACGCTGCTCGATAAGTCCGATCTGCAGTCCGCCGCGGCGCCACTGGCCGCGCTGCCCGACGATGTCTCGCGCTTCGTGCTGCAGCTGGCAGGGCCAATAGAACGCCTCGCCGTGATAAACCGGGAAGTACTGGCACTGGCCCCCGAAGTGGTTGGTATTCACAGCCAGAACCTGGGCGAGCGGATCAGAGACTGCAGAGACTCATCGAGGTTAGCGAGCACCGCGTCGGCGATCTGTTGGTGGCCTGCGATGTGGAGTCACCAGTGCTGCGGACCAGATTGTCAATCAATCGCTCGATCTGGGTGA